From a single Ascaphus truei isolate aAscTru1 chromosome 2, aAscTru1.hap1, whole genome shotgun sequence genomic region:
- the ZBTB14 gene encoding zinc finger and BTB domain-containing protein 14: MDFFISMSETIKYNDDDHKTVFLKTLNEQRLEGDFCDIAIVVEDVKFRAHRCVLAACSTYFKKLFKKLEVDSSSVIEIDFLRSDIFEEVLNYMYTAKIGVKKEDVNLMMSSGQILGIRFLDKLCSQKRDVSTTEENPSTTKNKYSYETSLKISRPVGEANDNQDDEVEEIGDQDDSPSDDTVEGTPPSHEEEKSPTATLRVQEAILKELGSEEVRKVNCYGQEVEAMETTEPKDLGSQTPQALTFNDSISEVKDEQAPAWTTATSDMKFEYLLYGHREQFACQACGKTFTDEIRLRKHEKLHTADRPFVCEMCAKAFTTQAHLKEHLKIHTGYKPYSCEVCAKSFIRAPDLKKHERVHSNERPFACHMCDKAFKHKSHLKDHERRHRGEKPFICASCTKAFAKASDLKRHENNMHSERKQVTPSAMQSETEQLQAAAMAAEAEQQLETIACS, from the exons ATG GATTTTTTCATCAGTATGTCTGAAACTATAAAATATAATGATGATGATCATAAAACTGTATTTTTAAAAACACTAAATGAGCAACGCCTAGAAGGAGATTTCTGCGACATAGCAATTGTTGTTGAAGATGTCAAGTTCAGAGCTCACAGATGTGTACTTGCTGCGTGCAGCACATACTTCAAGAAACTTTTCAAGAAACTGGAAGTTGACAGTTCTTCAGTAATAGAAATTGACTTCCTGCGTTCTGATATATTCGAGGAAGTTCTCAACTACATGTACACTGCAAAGATTGGCGTCAAGAAAGAAGATGTCAACTTGATGATGTCCTCGGGCCAGATACTTGGTATTCGGTTTTTGGATAAGCTCTGCTCTCAAAAGCGTGACGTTTCCACCACAGAGGAAAATCCTTCTACTACAAAGAATAAATATTCATATGAAACGAGCTTGAAAATAAGTCGGCCAGTAGGTGAGGCCAATGACAACCAGGATGATGAAGTAGAGGAGATTGGAGATCAGGATGATAGTCCCTCTGATGACACAGTTGAGGGAACTCCACCAAGTCACGAAGAGGAAAAGTCACCCACTGCTACACTGCGGGTCCAGGAGGCAATTCTAAAAGAATTGGGAAGTGAAGAAGTTCGGAAAGTTAATTGCTACGGTCAGGAAGTCGAGGCAATGGAAACAACTGAACCAAAGGACTTGGGATCGCAAACTCCTCAAGCCTTGACATTTAATGACAGCATTAGCGAAGTGAAAGATGAGCAAGCACCAGCTTGGACCACAGCAACGAGTGACATGAAATTtgagtatttactgtatggtcaCAGGGAACAATTTGCATGTCAAGCATGTGGCAAGACCTTTACAGACGAAATTCGGCTAAGAAAACATGAGAAGTTGCACACGGCAGATAGACCATTCGTCTGTGAAATGTGTGCCAAAGCATTCACTACGCAGGCACACCTGAAAGAACATCTGAAAATTCACACAGGATATAAGCCCTACAGCTGTGAGGTGTGTGCAAAGTCTTTCATCCGAGCGCCAGATTTGAAAAAACACGAGAGAGTTCACAGTAATGAGAGACCATTTGCATGCCACATGTGTGATAAAGCATTCAAGCACAAATCTCACCTAAAGGACCATgagaggagacacagaggggagaagccattTATTTGTGCATCGTGTACTAAAGCGTTCGCAAAGGCCTCTGACCTAAAACGTCACGAGAACAATATGCATAGTGAACGCAAGCAAGTCACCCCCAGTGCCATGCAGAGTGAGACAGAACAATTACAGGCAGCAGCTATGGCAGCTGAAGCAGAGCAACAGCTTGAAACAATTGCCTGTAGCTAA